Proteins encoded together in one Staphylococcus aureus window:
- a CDS encoding metal-dependent hydrolase produces MTGKTHASCGMLVGALTTQYFQTDIFSSVTVIILATLASLLPDICHTQSKIGRRFKVISFFVRLIFGHRTFTHSILFIAIIAFLLQIIQTPNYYMAAIIIGLVSHVILDMITPKGVKLFYPLPFNVKTPIQFKTGGLVDLSLATALMVGTVYVLFQPFINDIISNWNTKFL; encoded by the coding sequence ATGACAGGTAAAACACATGCTTCATGCGGCATGCTCGTTGGAGCGCTAACAACACAATATTTTCAAACGGATATTTTTTCGTCGGTTACGGTTATCATTCTAGCAACTCTAGCTAGCTTATTACCCGATATATGTCACACTCAAAGTAAGATTGGCAGAAGGTTTAAGGTAATTAGTTTTTTTGTGAGATTGATCTTTGGACATCGAACCTTTACGCATTCAATATTATTTATCGCAATCATAGCATTTTTATTGCAAATTATTCAGACGCCTAATTATTATATGGCAGCAATTATAATTGGATTAGTGTCACATGTTATACTAGATATGATAACACCAAAAGGCGTGAAATTATTTTATCCGTTACCGTTTAATGTGAAGACACCGATTCAATTTAAAACAGGTGGACTTGTAGACTTATCTTTAGCTACAGCGTTAATGGTCGGAACAGTTTATGTTTTATTTCAGCCTTTCATCAATGATATAATAAGCAACTGGAATACTAAGTTTTTATAG
- a CDS encoding YjiH family protein, with translation MDSFSRKEIVIGRLKFITMSLIGILLFLVPIPVEQDGQKQTTLPVAFLAGVLKDVLGGVMPFLIVTIITLSGIITLICSTILKDKLKPDGLMNNAFNVRIGWLILRILAVVFAWMTFLRIGSKVIYSDETGGLLFSSLLPTLVAVFLFAALFLPLLMEYGLLEMLGPIFRPVMRPLFTLPGRSTVDNLASFIGDGTVGVLITSRQYGEGYYSRREATVISTTFSVVSITFAIVVAETVHMQNQFFAFYLSVIVSCLVAAVIMPRIWPLNKIPDEYAKEVPESARTEALPEGKTALRHGFDTATEVGIKAPGVIDFFKSGLKTVIDMWFVILPVVMSIGTIATIIANYTPFFVILGKPFVPFLELMQIPEAAQASQTIIIGFADMFLPSILIEGVQNDITRFVIGALSISQLIYLSEVGGVILGSKIPVSIGKLFMIFLIRTIITLPIISLMAHLLL, from the coding sequence ATGGATAGCTTTTCAAGGAAAGAGATAGTTATTGGGAGACTTAAGTTTATTACGATGTCTTTAATTGGTATCTTATTATTTTTAGTACCAATTCCAGTCGAACAAGATGGACAGAAGCAAACAACGTTGCCCGTGGCATTTTTAGCAGGCGTGCTTAAAGATGTATTAGGTGGCGTAATGCCATTTTTAATTGTGACGATAATTACTTTATCGGGTATCATAACTCTGATTTGTTCAACTATTTTAAAAGATAAATTGAAACCTGACGGGCTAATGAACAATGCTTTTAACGTTAGAATTGGTTGGTTAATTTTACGAATATTAGCAGTTGTTTTTGCATGGATGACATTTTTACGAATTGGTTCAAAGGTTATTTACTCAGATGAAACGGGTGGATTATTGTTCTCAAGTTTATTGCCAACATTAGTGGCAGTATTCTTATTTGCAGCTCTATTTTTACCGCTATTAATGGAATACGGTTTGTTAGAGATGTTGGGTCCTATTTTTAGACCGGTTATGAGACCTTTATTTACATTGCCAGGACGTTCGACGGTAGATAATTTAGCATCATTTATTGGAGACGGAACTGTTGGTGTCTTAATTACAAGTAGACAATATGGTGAAGGATATTATTCTCGTCGTGAGGCAACAGTTATTTCAACGACATTTAGTGTAGTTTCTATCACCTTTGCAATTGTAGTTGCTGAAACAGTGCACATGCAAAATCAATTTTTTGCTTTCTATTTATCAGTGATAGTATCCTGCCTCGTTGCAGCAGTCATTATGCCAAGAATTTGGCCTTTAAATAAAATTCCTGATGAGTATGCTAAGGAGGTACCCGAAAGTGCGCGTACTGAGGCATTGCCAGAAGGAAAGACGGCATTGAGACATGGCTTTGATACTGCAACAGAAGTAGGTATTAAAGCACCGGGCGTTATTGACTTTTTTAAGTCAGGATTAAAAACAGTCATTGATATGTGGTTTGTTATTTTGCCTGTAGTAATGAGTATTGGTACTATTGCTACCATTATTGCGAACTACACGCCCTTTTTTGTCATATTGGGTAAACCTTTTGTTCCATTTTTAGAGTTAATGCAAATACCTGAAGCGGCACAGGCTTCTCAAACGATTATTATCGGTTTTGCCGATATGTTTTTACCTTCTATATTAATTGAAGGTGTACAAAATGATATAACTCGTTTTGTTATTGGGGCACTTAGTATATCGCAGTTAATATACTTGTCTGAAGTAGGTGGCGTCATACTTGGTTCGAAGATTCCTGTAAGCATCGGCAAATTGTTTATGATTTTCTTGATTAGAACAATCATTACACTACCAATTATTTCTTTGATGGCACATCTTTTGTTATAA
- a CDS encoding iron ABC transporter permease, whose amino-acid sequence MMTTKIIRRYSLITILLIVSIFISLCVGSVMIHPIDAIKGIFTQDDFILNEYRIPRTLLGIIIGSSLAISGAIIQAVIRNPLASPDVIGISKGASLAAVIIIMTFPTAPLFVLPIGSFLGAFAVSLFLSFLISKYDVKGSKLALIGLAIGAICTAIVQFLLIRNPLEANKALVWLTGSLYGHDMSNIYTILPWFLITIPIIILLSYQLDVLNLGDAVATALGLKVKTIKMLLLILAVILAGSAISVVGGISFLGLIAPHIARQLIGNKTLHVIIMSGLIGAILLTFGDGLARGIHPPLDIPVGVIIAIIGAPYFLILLRRMK is encoded by the coding sequence ATGATGACAACGAAAATTATACGTCGTTATAGTTTAATCACAATCCTTTTAATTGTGAGTATATTCATAAGTTTATGTGTAGGGTCTGTCATGATTCATCCGATTGATGCTATTAAGGGAATCTTTACACAAGATGATTTTATTTTAAATGAGTATCGTATACCTAGAACATTACTTGGTATTATTATCGGTAGTAGCTTGGCTATTTCAGGTGCAATTATACAAGCTGTAATAAGAAACCCGTTAGCCTCACCTGATGTTATAGGTATTTCTAAAGGTGCCAGTTTAGCTGCTGTGATTATTATTATGACCTTTCCAACAGCACCATTGTTTGTATTACCTATAGGTTCATTCTTAGGTGCCTTTGCAGTAAGTTTATTTTTATCATTTTTAATTTCAAAATATGATGTTAAAGGTTCAAAGCTTGCCTTAATTGGTTTAGCAATAGGCGCAATATGTACGGCGATTGTGCAGTTCTTATTAATCAGAAATCCACTGGAAGCAAACAAAGCGCTTGTTTGGTTGACAGGTAGTCTATATGGACATGATATGTCGAATATTTATACTATATTACCTTGGTTTTTAATAACGATACCAATCATCATTTTATTGAGTTATCAATTAGATGTATTGAATCTAGGTGATGCTGTTGCAACCGCACTCGGTTTAAAAGTTAAAACTATTAAAATGCTATTGTTAATTTTAGCAGTAATATTAGCAGGATCCGCAATTTCAGTTGTCGGTGGTATTAGCTTTTTAGGATTAATTGCACCTCATATTGCGAGACAATTAATAGGAAATAAAACATTACACGTTATTATCATGTCGGGGTTAATTGGTGCTATATTGTTAACATTTGGAGATGGTTTAGCCCGTGGCATTCATCCGCCACTGGATATTCCTGTTGGGGTTATCATTGCAATTATCGGTGCACCATACTTCTTAATATTATTACGAAGAATGAAATAA
- a CDS encoding iron ABC transporter permease translates to MAIKEISSQSAIDHKRKRRTTLTYIVSLCFLFICIYLNMAIGSSKINFSDIIHYVTGHTDTKATFLLHNVRMPRMIAGLFIGGALAVSGLLMQAMTRNPLASPKIFGVSSGASFFIVFVTIIIPALEYYALYLGVIGAFIGGLTVYTLSGATKGMTPIKLALAGMAIHLFFSSMTEGIIILNENSNEQVMFWLVGSLSSMKWDEILTILPWIIGALIVTIFIGRQLTIMELGDDIAKGLGQNINKVRIIIGLLVIILTGMSVSVAGPIGFVGLIVPHIVKRYVSKNYLVMIPLTFIIGADLLLLSDVLSRLITYPYESPVGIVTSFVGALYFLFITIKGVKRI, encoded by the coding sequence ATGGCTATAAAAGAAATAAGTAGCCAATCTGCCATAGATCATAAAAGAAAAAGACGCACAACACTCACGTATATAGTGAGTTTGTGCTTTCTTTTTATTTGTATATATTTAAATATGGCGATTGGTTCTTCGAAAATTAATTTTAGCGATATCATTCACTATGTTACTGGTCATACAGATACGAAAGCAACGTTTTTATTGCATAATGTACGTATGCCAAGGATGATTGCAGGGTTATTTATTGGCGGTGCATTAGCGGTATCTGGTTTGTTAATGCAAGCAATGACACGCAATCCGCTAGCATCACCTAAAATTTTTGGTGTCAGTTCTGGTGCATCGTTTTTCATTGTATTTGTGACGATTATCATTCCAGCATTAGAATATTATGCATTATATTTAGGTGTGATAGGTGCATTTATAGGTGGTTTAACTGTTTATACACTTTCAGGTGCTACGAAAGGTATGACACCCATTAAATTAGCATTGGCTGGTATGGCCATCCATTTGTTTTTTAGTAGTATGACCGAAGGTATTATTATTTTGAATGAGAATTCAAACGAACAAGTGATGTTTTGGCTTGTCGGTTCATTATCCAGTATGAAGTGGGATGAAATTTTAACCATTCTACCATGGATTATTGGTGCTTTAATTGTAACGATTTTTATTGGACGTCAACTAACGATAATGGAACTAGGCGATGACATTGCTAAGGGATTGGGTCAAAATATAAATAAAGTTAGAATTATCATTGGACTATTAGTCATTATTCTTACAGGTATGTCGGTGTCAGTGGCAGGACCAATTGGATTTGTTGGCTTAATCGTACCGCATATAGTCAAACGCTATGTGAGTAAGAATTATTTAGTCATGATTCCATTAACATTTATTATAGGTGCAGATTTGTTACTACTATCAGATGTATTAAGTCGTTTAATTACATATCCTTATGAATCACCAGTAGGGATTGTTACATCATTCGTAGGTGCACTTTACTTCTTATTTATAACGATTAAAGGGGTGAAAAGAATATGA
- a CDS encoding Fe(3+) dicitrate ABC transporter substrate-binding protein, giving the protein MRGLKTFSILGLIVALLLVAACGNTDNSSKKESSTKDTISVKDENGTVKVPKDAKRIVVLEYSFADALAALDVKPVGIADDGKKKRIIKPVREKIGDYTSVGTRKQPNLEEISKLKPDLIIADSSRHKGINKELNKIAPTLSLKSFDGDYKQNINSFKTIAKALNKEKEGEKRLAEHDKLINKYKDEIKFDRNQKVLPAVVAKAGLLAHPNYSYVGQFLNELGFKNALSDDVTKGLSKYLKGPYLQLDTEHLADLNPERMIIMTDHAKKDSAEFKKLQEDATWKKLNAVKNNRVDIVDRDVWARSRGLISSEEMAKELVELSKKEQK; this is encoded by the coding sequence TATATTGGGATTAATAGTTGCCTTACTTTTAGTTGCAGCTTGTGGTAATACGGATAATTCAAGTAAAAAAGAATCATCAACTAAAGATACTATTTCGGTAAAAGATGAAAATGGTACAGTAAAAGTACCTAAAGATGCAAAACGTATCGTTGTATTAGAGTACTCATTTGCAGATGCATTAGCAGCATTAGACGTTAAACCAGTTGGTATTGCTGATGATGGTAAGAAAAAACGTATCATTAAACCAGTTAGAGAAAAAATTGGGGATTATACTTCTGTAGGTACACGTAAACAGCCAAACTTAGAAGAAATTAGTAAATTAAAACCGGATTTAATTATCGCTGATAGCAGTAGACATAAAGGTATTAATAAAGAATTAAACAAAATTGCACCAACATTATCATTAAAGAGTTTTGATGGAGACTACAAACAAAATATTAATTCGTTCAAAACAATTGCTAAAGCTTTAAATAAAGAAAAAGAAGGCGAAAAACGTCTTGCTGAGCATGATAAATTAATCAATAAGTATAAAGATGAAATTAAATTTGATAGAAATCAAAAAGTGCTTCCAGCAGTAGTTGCTAAAGCTGGTTTATTAGCACATCCAAACTATTCATATGTTGGACAATTTTTAAACGAACTAGGATTTAAAAATGCATTAAGTGACGATGTAACAAAAGGTTTAAGTAAATATTTGAAAGGACCTTACTTACAATTAGACACTGAACATTTAGCTGATTTAAATCCAGAGCGTATGATCATTATGACAGATCATGCTAAAAAAGATTCTGCTGAATTCAAGAAGTTACAAGAAGATGCAACATGGAAAAAGTTGAATGCAGTTAAAAATAATCGCGTGGATATTGTTGACCGTGATGTTTGGGCAAGATCTCGTGGCTTAATTTCTTCTGAAGAAATGGCTAAAGAACTTGTTGAATTATCAAAAAAAGAACAAAAGTAA